From Rubripirellula reticaptiva, the proteins below share one genomic window:
- a CDS encoding DUF1553 domain-containing protein produces the protein MNAFAKILSVFPLLLLSVSAQGQDSGVDLYLNEIKPLLKDRCFACHGALKQEADLRLDTAKAMDDHGIFDGELLSRLTSTEDDVRMPPEGETLTAQQIDVIQKWLSNGAAAPEDEQAEADPTQHWAFQKIQRPPLPAVREPNPIDAFLVAKQTANGLKPQKTAVRSLLLRRLYLDVTGLPPTAEQLVSDEPLEEIVDSLLGSPQYGERWGRHWMDVWRYSDWYGLGEELRNGQKHLWHWRDWIIDSLNGDKGYDQMIMEMLAGDELAPQDPKAVAATGFLARNYYLFNRTTWLDDTIEHTSKAFLGLTMNCAKCHDHKYDPISHEDYYRFRAVFEPHHVRLDALPGETDYAKNALPRVYDDRLDAATFLHRRGDPAQPVKDKTIPPGPPGFLAAFAETPMPIDLPVEAWAPGVRDYVQMDRLAKAEANVEQARKALAKIRLETKTENKPTAKPTNTVGKALSDDFKKARPDIWETIGDGWRYQGGLLSQTQPTTDRTCLQTKSHHPRDFELTLRFQTTGGTKWKSTGIRFDVDETNENAHTVYVSAFASGPKVQLAHTQAGRQVYPGNAKADRAIQLHQEYSLNVQVREDLINVSLNREFLFAYRLPQRHAGSIELFAFDAAADFYSIDVKPLPADTILQQTKDQPAAVDSNKSLKLAQAQETLAELEWKALKAAIAVDKVMFKPDHSESPFKEILLEQSGRLQLQTRLAKAEVDLLKADEAKQADAVKRIDAAKAALAAGKLPEHAPLQGSERALNQKTDNVSQFATVYPKTSTGRRISLARWITHRDNPLTARVAVNHIWMRHFGTPLVDSVFDFGRRAPQPLHQDLLDYLAAELIESGWSMKHLHRLILTSKAWQRSSSNLDADVQTLVSDSANRYYWRMNNRRMESQAIRDSLLHLAGKLDPTSGGPSVEPARDVRRRSVYLRHSRDERDNFLSTFDDADVFGCYRRSESIVPGQALALMNSREAIEAAGDIDSQFDTALSDTEMTEAAFRLLLARPPSANEMAACLSFLTENKDRVRFIHALLNHNDFQVIR, from the coding sequence ATGAATGCCTTTGCGAAGATCCTTTCCGTCTTCCCCCTGCTGTTGCTGTCGGTCTCCGCACAGGGGCAAGATTCTGGCGTCGATCTCTATCTCAACGAAATCAAGCCGCTGCTGAAAGATCGATGCTTCGCGTGTCACGGTGCTTTGAAACAGGAAGCCGACTTGCGATTGGACACCGCGAAGGCCATGGACGACCATGGGATCTTCGACGGTGAATTGCTCAGCCGTTTGACTTCAACCGAAGACGACGTGCGAATGCCTCCCGAAGGCGAAACGCTAACGGCTCAGCAAATTGATGTCATCCAGAAATGGCTGAGCAACGGTGCCGCTGCCCCGGAAGACGAGCAAGCGGAAGCGGATCCGACGCAGCATTGGGCGTTTCAGAAAATACAACGTCCTCCCTTACCAGCGGTGCGGGAACCCAACCCGATTGATGCTTTCCTGGTGGCAAAACAAACGGCAAACGGGTTGAAACCACAGAAGACAGCGGTGAGAAGTTTGCTGCTGCGACGGCTCTACCTCGATGTCACCGGCCTGCCACCCACGGCGGAACAGCTCGTCTCAGATGAACCGCTTGAAGAAATCGTCGATTCGTTACTGGGTAGTCCGCAATACGGCGAACGTTGGGGGCGGCACTGGATGGATGTCTGGCGATATAGCGACTGGTACGGTCTCGGCGAAGAGCTGCGCAACGGCCAAAAGCATCTTTGGCATTGGCGAGATTGGATCATCGATTCGCTCAATGGCGACAAAGGCTATGACCAGATGATCATGGAGATGTTGGCCGGAGATGAGCTGGCTCCGCAAGATCCAAAGGCAGTTGCGGCCACTGGATTTCTGGCCCGCAACTACTATTTGTTCAATCGCACCACCTGGCTGGATGACACGATCGAACACACCAGTAAAGCGTTTCTGGGTTTGACGATGAACTGCGCCAAATGTCACGACCACAAATACGATCCGATCAGTCACGAAGACTACTATCGTTTCCGCGCGGTGTTCGAACCTCATCATGTCCGCCTGGACGCGTTGCCAGGTGAAACGGATTACGCGAAGAACGCGCTTCCTCGGGTATACGACGACAGATTGGATGCCGCCACTTTCCTTCACCGCCGAGGCGACCCCGCTCAGCCGGTCAAGGATAAAACGATTCCCCCAGGTCCGCCAGGATTCTTGGCGGCGTTCGCCGAGACGCCGATGCCAATTGATCTGCCAGTGGAAGCTTGGGCTCCGGGAGTCCGAGACTATGTGCAAATGGATCGACTGGCGAAAGCGGAAGCAAACGTTGAGCAAGCACGCAAAGCACTCGCGAAAATCAGACTCGAAACCAAAACGGAGAACAAACCAACTGCGAAGCCAACCAACACTGTCGGCAAGGCGCTGAGTGATGATTTCAAAAAGGCTCGTCCCGATATCTGGGAGACGATCGGCGATGGTTGGCGTTACCAAGGCGGCCTGCTTTCGCAAACGCAGCCCACAACCGATCGGACATGTTTGCAAACCAAGTCGCATCATCCCCGTGACTTTGAACTGACGCTGAGATTCCAAACAACGGGTGGCACAAAATGGAAATCAACCGGGATTCGTTTTGATGTCGACGAAACGAACGAAAACGCTCACACCGTCTATGTCAGTGCCTTTGCCAGCGGGCCGAAAGTACAACTCGCCCACACCCAGGCCGGCAGGCAAGTCTATCCCGGAAATGCCAAAGCCGACCGCGCGATACAGCTGCATCAGGAATACTCGCTGAATGTTCAAGTCAGGGAAGATTTGATCAATGTTTCCTTGAATAGAGAGTTTCTTTTTGCTTACCGGTTACCGCAACGACACGCCGGATCAATCGAGTTGTTCGCATTCGATGCCGCCGCGGATTTCTACTCGATCGACGTCAAGCCGTTGCCCGCCGACACCATTTTGCAGCAAACAAAAGATCAACCTGCGGCTGTTGATTCCAACAAGTCACTGAAGTTGGCGCAGGCTCAGGAGACTTTGGCCGAGTTGGAATGGAAAGCACTGAAGGCAGCCATCGCGGTGGACAAAGTAATGTTCAAACCAGACCATTCTGAGTCGCCTTTCAAGGAAATCTTGTTAGAACAGTCTGGACGACTTCAGCTTCAAACGCGGTTGGCGAAAGCGGAAGTCGATCTGCTGAAAGCAGATGAAGCCAAACAAGCCGATGCCGTCAAGCGAATAGACGCGGCGAAAGCCGCATTGGCTGCTGGGAAATTACCAGAGCATGCACCGCTACAAGGTAGCGAGCGGGCACTGAATCAAAAGACAGACAACGTTTCCCAGTTTGCGACGGTGTATCCGAAAACCAGCACCGGGCGTCGGATCTCGCTGGCCCGTTGGATCACGCATCGCGACAACCCGTTGACCGCGCGGGTCGCCGTCAACCACATCTGGATGCGACACTTCGGAACACCGCTGGTCGATTCGGTGTTTGACTTCGGCAGGCGGGCACCCCAACCGCTGCACCAGGATCTTTTGGATTATCTTGCTGCTGAGTTGATCGAATCGGGCTGGAGCATGAAGCACTTGCACCGCTTGATTCTCACGTCCAAGGCTTGGCAACGTAGTTCATCGAACCTTGACGCCGACGTGCAGACGCTCGTTAGCGATTCAGCGAACCGTTATTACTGGCGGATGAACAATCGACGAATGGAATCTCAGGCAATTCGCGATAGCTTGCTTCATTTGGCTGGCAAGCTTGATCCGACGTCAGGAGGCCCATCTGTCGAACCTGCTCGCGACGTCCGTCGCCGTAGCGTTTATCTGCGTCACTCACGAGATGAACGCGACAATTTTCTATCGACATTCGACGATGCCGATGTGTTCGGTTGCTACCGTCGCAGCGAGAGCATTGTTCCCGGGCAAGCGCTTGCCTTGATGAATAGCCGCGAAGCGATCGAAGCGGCAGGTGACATCGATTCACAATTTGACACCGCTTTGTCAGACACCGAAATGACTGAAGCTGCATTCCGATTGCTGCTTGCCAGACCTCCCTCGGCCAATGAAATGGCAGCTTGTCTTTCTTTCTTGACCGAAAACAAAGACCGCGTCCGCTTCATTCATGCACTGCTGAATCACAACGATTTCCAGGTGATCCGATGA